The Alphaproteobacteria bacterium genome has a window encoding:
- a CDS encoding paraquat-inducible protein A, whose product MVVIKKNYKNILLLLLFLLTFVCLTTGLILPALTITQFSFFTKSHSILSTFIILIVHQHYIIGIIILLFSVIVPYSKIILLAGLYFLPHHGQSWRKKLVHYLMIIGKWSMLDVMIVAFVMISLQGNFFISTQLNIGIYFFASSVILSMGLTTYMYNLLTKYK is encoded by the coding sequence ATGGTTGTTATAAAAAAGAATTATAAAAATATATTATTACTTTTACTTTTCCTTCTGACATTTGTTTGCTTAACAACTGGTTTAATTTTGCCTGCGTTAACAATTACACAATTTTCTTTTTTTACAAAATCCCATTCAATTTTATCAACTTTTATTATTTTAATTGTTCATCAACATTATATTATTGGTATAATTATTTTACTTTTTTCTGTTATTGTACCTTATAGCAAAATAATTTTATTGGCTGGACTTTATTTTCTTCCACATCATGGACAATCATGGCGTAAAAAGCTTGTTCATTATTTAATGATAATTGGCAAATGGTCTATGCTAGATGTGATGATTGTTGCTTTTGTTATGATTAGTTTGCAGGGTAATTTCTTTATTTCGACCCAATTAAATATTGGCATTTATTTTTTTGCAAGCTCGGTAATTCTATCTATGGGCTTAACAACATATATGTATAA
- the atpE gene encoding ATP synthase F0 subunit C: MDIGSAKLIAAGISAIAAGGAAIGLGLIFGNYFAGAFRNPAVEAKLFTKLILGVALTEALGLFAIVISFYLVFAS, from the coding sequence ATGGATATTGGATCAGCTAAACTTATTGCTGCAGGTATTTCTGCTATTGCTGCTGGGGGTGCTGCTATTGGTTTAGGATTAATTTTTGGTAATTATTTTGCGGGCGCTTTTCGGAATCCTGCGGTTGAAGCAAAACTTTTCACCAAATTAATTCTTGGTGTTGCGTTAACAGAAGCTTTGGGTCTTTTTGCTATTGTTATTTCTTTCTACTTAGTTTTTGCGTCGTAA
- a CDS encoding F0F1 ATP synthase subunit A, whose translation MAQGSGHSPMAQFEIHKIVDMKIGNFDVSFTNSSLWMVIAVVTILIFLLIGTRKRQLIPGRWQSMVELSYEFIASMIRENIGTEGLRYFPFIFTLFMFILFCNLLGMIPFSFTVTSHIIVTFSLAMAIFMGVTLIGIIRHGFSFLGFFVPKGVPFVLLILLVPIEILSYFTRPISLSLRLFANMMAGHMMLKVFGGFVVMLGIFWGWAPLLFIVGLTTLEVGIAILQAYVFTILTCIYLNDAIHLHH comes from the coding sequence ATGGCACAAGGTAGCGGACATAGCCCAATGGCACAATTTGAAATCCACAAAATAGTGGATATGAAAATTGGTAATTTTGATGTTTCTTTTACAAATTCATCTCTTTGGATGGTGATAGCTGTTGTTACTATTCTTATTTTTCTTTTAATTGGGACACGTAAACGCCAATTAATACCAGGGCGTTGGCAATCTATGGTTGAATTAAGTTATGAATTTATAGCATCTATGATTCGTGAAAATATTGGTACCGAAGGGTTACGTTATTTTCCATTTATTTTTACACTTTTTATGTTCATTCTTTTTTGTAATTTACTTGGGATGATCCCTTTTTCTTTTACGGTCACCAGTCATATTATTGTAACGTTTTCTTTGGCTATGGCTATTTTTATGGGGGTAACACTTATTGGTATTATTCGTCATGGATTTAGTTTTCTTGGCTTTTTTGTTCCCAAAGGTGTGCCTTTTGTTTTATTAATTTTGCTTGTACCTATTGAGATACTTTCTTATTTTACCAGACCTATTAGTTTATCGTTGCGTCTTTTTGCTAATATGATGGCTGGCCATATGATGCTTAAGGTTTTTGGTGGCTTTGTTGTAATGCTGGGAATTTTTTGGGGATGGGCACCTTTATTATTTATTGTAGGGTTAACCACTTTGGAAGTTGGTATTGCAATTTTGCAGGCATATGTATTTACTATTTTAACCTGCATTTATCTCAATGATGCTATACATTTACATCATTGA
- a CDS encoding AtpZ/AtpI family protein: protein MRDQEKLELNLLKKKLNQARRQQKDLSDPNQQPESLPGLGSSMALALRFAIELVAGLIVGGALGWFLDDWLGTKPWLMILFFILGFFAGMINIVKVLGGQSDGQDRK from the coding sequence ATGCGTGACCAAGAAAAATTAGAGCTTAATCTTTTAAAAAAGAAACTTAATCAAGCTCGTCGGCAGCAAAAAGATTTATCTGATCCGAATCAACAACCTGAATCTTTACCTGGGTTGGGTTCTTCTATGGCTCTTGCTCTTCGTTTTGCTATAGAATTGGTGGCTGGACTTATTGTTGGGGGTGCTTTAGGGTGGTTTTTAGATGATTGGTTGGGGACAAAACCTTGGTTAATGATTTTATTTTTTATCTTGGGTTTTTTTGCGGGTATGATAAATATAGTAAAAGTTTTAGGTGGACAGTCTGACGGTCAGGACAGAAAATAA
- the smc gene encoding chromosome segregation protein SMC has protein sequence MVGFTRLRLIGFKSFVETTDFLIEPGLTGIVGPNGCGKSNLVEALRWVMGETSAKRLRGGEMDDVIFNGNTKRPARNLAEVLLEIDNQDKTAPSIYNHYHTIEVTRQIERGMGSLYRINGQEVRARDVQTLLADLATGAHSTALVSQGKIGALINAKPIERRVLLEEAAGITGLYTRRHEAELRLKATETNLERTQDILTTLDTQYQALKRQSRQAIRYRNLNERIKTFEARFYFVQKANSLKQKDDYENKMVALTQEIADTTHKVTQSLQQIDHYRDQLPALRDEEAVKIKEWQSLIYDQQKIEHEEETVRQSLHEIKLRLTQIDEGLHREKNLLNEASEMQNKIEQEILSIQAEEEKNKENLNIVQIKQEDLIHLLTNYDQELLSHTQKITETETKFQTLTHAITENETNLTRYHERYEDLHKSLVELEKKLEENIDVKNAENNWLLALNELKEIQSHLNNLEQKKNDTRQKEIVLREEVQEKQALLSKVTAEYTTLVDLFQTSHNDLWPPLIDQIVVETGFEQALGIVLGDDLAASTDKGAPIYWESLPDSEDMKQNVPLPELIKPLSNYIKSPLKILEKRLRQIGVVDHLDQGHHLQKYLHQGQRLVMHDGTAMWRWDGFTVMSIAETATAIRLHQRARLRDLIPLKDQAHQDFITSNQNLQNVVANYQSILDEEQQIKQKMQTVQLNVVDYQKKHDEQKQHIATLTAQSLSTKQLLERTQQDYHDIKVSLDNLKKDLDALPNLDGLKNQADLIKTKVQDLRQNLNEIQAEYNKLTHYIQEKQRRFNHLQEEKELWTIRLSEAKRQVSSLEEKQHALYENLNLLQSKPEKLVEQKQNLLNLIVQAEQRKNAVTDQVVEIETALINEEKNNRHVENSLSALRETYIRCEEAINQSNQALVHIQKNVQEKLHIDLDQLFEICAWDDPDSLPDEENLKTQLQRFYRDRDAIGPVNLRAEAEMEELQTKINELNTQKEELLSSIVKLRQVITNLNREGREKFVASFDQVNKHFSELFTNLFGGGKAYLTLTEASDPLEAGLEIMASPPGKKLQNLSLLSGGEQALTALALLFAVFLTNPAPICVLDEVDAPLDDANVDRFCSLVHKIEELTKTRFLIITHHRLTMARMDRLFGVTMIEHGVSQLVSVNLHQAVALRESA, from the coding sequence ATGGTTGGCTTTACAAGATTACGCTTAATTGGGTTTAAATCATTTGTTGAAACAACTGATTTTTTGATTGAACCTGGGCTTACAGGCATCGTTGGACCAAATGGGTGCGGTAAATCAAATTTAGTCGAAGCATTAAGGTGGGTTATGGGTGAAACCTCGGCCAAAAGATTACGTGGCGGGGAAATGGATGATGTTATCTTTAACGGTAACACCAAAAGACCAGCCCGCAATCTTGCCGAAGTATTACTTGAAATTGATAATCAAGATAAAACAGCGCCTTCTATTTATAATCATTATCATACGATTGAAGTAACGAGACAAATTGAACGTGGCATGGGGTCATTATATCGGATTAATGGTCAAGAAGTGCGGGCTCGTGATGTGCAAACCTTACTTGCTGATTTAGCAACAGGTGCACATTCTACCGCTTTGGTAAGTCAGGGTAAAATTGGTGCATTGATTAATGCAAAACCTATTGAAAGGCGTGTCTTGCTTGAAGAAGCAGCGGGTATAACTGGTCTTTACACAAGACGCCATGAAGCTGAATTACGGTTAAAGGCCACAGAAACTAATCTTGAAAGAACGCAAGATATTTTAACAACTTTGGATACGCAATATCAGGCTTTAAAAAGACAATCAAGGCAAGCTATTCGATATCGTAATCTTAATGAACGTATTAAAACCTTTGAAGCAAGATTTTATTTTGTTCAAAAAGCAAATTCTTTAAAACAAAAAGATGATTATGAAAATAAAATGGTAGCTTTAACCCAAGAGATCGCGGATACAACACATAAAGTGACGCAATCTTTACAACAAATCGATCATTATCGTGATCAATTACCTGCATTGCGGGATGAGGAAGCTGTAAAAATAAAAGAATGGCAATCTTTAATTTATGATCAACAAAAAATTGAACATGAAGAAGAAACAGTACGTCAATCACTTCATGAAATAAAATTGCGTTTAACCCAAATTGATGAAGGACTTCATCGCGAAAAAAATCTTTTAAATGAAGCTTCTGAAATGCAAAATAAAATAGAACAAGAGATTCTTTCTATTCAAGCAGAAGAGGAAAAAAATAAAGAAAATCTTAATATTGTTCAAATTAAACAAGAAGATTTAATTCATCTTTTGACAAATTATGATCAAGAACTTTTAAGCCATACACAAAAAATTACAGAAACTGAAACGAAATTCCAAACTTTGACCCATGCTATTACAGAGAATGAAACAAATTTAACTCGGTATCATGAGCGTTATGAAGATTTACATAAATCGCTTGTAGAATTAGAAAAAAAATTAGAAGAAAATATTGATGTCAAAAATGCAGAAAATAATTGGTTGTTAGCATTAAATGAATTGAAAGAAATTCAAAGTCATCTAAATAATTTAGAACAGAAAAAAAATGATACAAGACAAAAGGAAATTGTTTTACGTGAAGAGGTGCAAGAAAAACAAGCGTTATTATCTAAGGTAACTGCAGAATATACAACGTTGGTCGATTTATTTCAAACAAGTCATAATGACCTATGGCCACCTTTGATTGATCAAATTGTTGTGGAAACAGGTTTTGAACAAGCTTTAGGTATTGTATTGGGTGATGATCTTGCCGCATCAACAGATAAAGGTGCCCCTATTTATTGGGAATCTTTACCAGATTCCGAAGATATGAAGCAAAATGTGCCATTACCAGAATTAATTAAACCTTTATCTAATTATATTAAATCCCCTTTAAAGATTTTGGAAAAAAGACTTCGTCAAATTGGTGTTGTTGATCATCTTGATCAGGGGCATCATTTGCAAAAATATCTACATCAAGGGCAAAGGCTTGTGATGCATGATGGAACAGCAATGTGGCGATGGGATGGTTTTACAGTTATGTCTATTGCAGAAACAGCCACGGCAATTAGATTGCATCAACGTGCAAGATTACGTGATTTAATTCCACTAAAAGATCAGGCTCATCAAGATTTTATAACAAGTAATCAAAATTTACAAAATGTCGTAGCCAATTATCAATCTATTCTTGATGAAGAACAACAAATAAAACAAAAAATGCAAACTGTTCAATTGAATGTTGTAGATTATCAAAAAAAACATGATGAACAAAAACAACATATTGCAACATTAACCGCGCAATCTTTATCAACCAAACAGTTGTTGGAACGTACCCAACAGGATTATCATGATATTAAAGTATCATTGGACAATTTAAAAAAAGATCTTGATGCTTTACCAAATTTAGATGGGTTAAAAAATCAAGCAGATTTAATTAAAACTAAAGTTCAAGATTTACGCCAAAATTTAAACGAAATTCAAGCAGAATATAATAAATTAACTCATTATATCCAAGAAAAACAACGCCGTTTTAATCATTTGCAGGAAGAAAAAGAACTTTGGACTATTCGGTTAAGCGAAGCTAAACGCCAAGTTTCTTCCCTAGAAGAAAAGCAACATGCCCTTTACGAAAATTTAAATCTTTTGCAATCCAAACCTGAAAAACTTGTCGAGCAAAAACAAAATTTACTCAATCTTATTGTTCAGGCCGAACAAAGAAAAAATGCAGTTACAGATCAAGTTGTAGAAATTGAAACTGCTTTAATTAATGAAGAAAAAAATAATCGGCATGTTGAAAATAGTCTTTCTGCTTTAAGGGAAACCTATATACGTTGTGAAGAAGCAATTAATCAAAGCAATCAAGCTTTGGTCCATATACAAAAAAATGTTCAAGAAAAACTTCATATTGATTTAGATCAATTATTTGAAATTTGTGCCTGGGATGATCCAGATTCTCTTCCCGATGAAGAAAATTTAAAAACCCAGTTGCAAAGATTTTATCGCGACCGTGATGCTATTGGCCCTGTTAATTTACGGGCTGAAGCTGAAATGGAAGAATTGCAAACAAAAATTAATGAACTAAATACCCAGAAAGAAGAACTTCTCTCTTCAATTGTAAAATTGCGTCAAGTCATTACCAATTTAAACCGCGAAGGACGTGAAAAATTTGTAGCATCCTTTGACCAGGTTAATAAACATTTTTCAGAATTATTTACGAATTTATTTGGTGGGGGAAAAGCTTATCTTACTTTAACGGAAGCAAGCGACCCCCTAGAGGCAGGATTAGAAATTATGGCAAGTCCACCTGGGAAAAAATTGCAAAATTTATCTCTCCTTTCAGGTGGAGAACAAGCTTTAACAGCTTTGGCTCTTTTATTTGCGGTGTTTTTAACTAATCCTGCACCTATTTGTGTCTTAGATGAAGTAGATGCACCGCTTGATGATGCAAATGTTGACCGTTTTTGTTCTTTAGTCCATAAAATTGAAGAACTTACAAAGACAAGATTTTTAATTATCACACATCATCGTTTAACGATGGCACGGATGGATAGACTTTTTGGGGTCACAATGATTGAACATGGTGTTTCACAACTTGTGTCGGTGAATTTACATCAAGCTGTTGCGTTAAGAGAAAGTGCTTAG
- a CDS encoding DsbA family protein, producing MSKKAFVFFFLVVVLAIILSWQPLISPWLKKWQNNVEPTESSQDVLPSTEPQSQAPESLIPPEQQAEAIKNSPEGLYEDDYSMGNVNAPLVMIEYASLTCPHCAHFSKEVMPKIKETYIDTGKLRYVYRDFPLDGVALKASLLARCVAKDNYFNMIDALFSAQEQWTKAEDPVKGLKQFGRTAGLSEQDIDTCLADGQATNLIATRYKEASEKYGVHGTPSLVINGKLYSQISTFEQIDEVLKSLMPKSQ from the coding sequence ATGTCTAAAAAAGCTTTTGTTTTTTTCTTTTTGGTTGTGGTGTTAGCCATCATATTGTCTTGGCAACCTTTAATTTCACCATGGTTAAAAAAATGGCAAAATAATGTTGAACCTACAGAATCAAGCCAAGATGTTTTACCCTCAACGGAACCTCAATCTCAAGCACCTGAATCGTTAATTCCACCAGAACAACAAGCTGAAGCTATTAAAAATTCCCCAGAAGGGCTTTATGAAGATGATTACAGTATGGGAAATGTTAATGCTCCTTTGGTTATGATTGAATATGCCTCGTTAACCTGTCCTCATTGTGCTCATTTTTCAAAAGAAGTTATGCCCAAGATTAAAGAAACTTATATTGATACAGGAAAACTACGGTATGTTTATCGTGATTTTCCTTTGGATGGTGTTGCGTTGAAAGCATCTTTACTCGCACGCTGTGTTGCAAAAGATAATTATTTTAACATGATTGATGCTTTGTTTTCCGCCCAAGAACAATGGACCAAGGCCGAAGATCCTGTTAAAGGATTAAAACAATTTGGGCGTACAGCAGGCTTAAGTGAACAAGATATAGATACATGTTTAGCTGATGGTCAAGCAACAAATTTGATCGCCACACGTTATAAAGAAGCCAGTGAAAAATATGGGGTGCATGGGACACCAAGTTTAGTTATTAATGGCAAACTTTATAGTCAGATTTCAACATTTGAACAAATTGATGAAGTTCTAAAATCTTTAATGCCTAAATCTCAATAA
- a CDS encoding DciA family protein, producing the protein MNYQKNIKADHKAYSEKRKQKAFSLAKVVSDLGKPLFRKFGFIDPNLVMHWRDIVGDFLATRCFPLKIMYKKGTKTEGILHIQTSPSAALELQHLTPQILQKLNTYLGYQAIIGLKFYQTPVNNFSSGQKYFFKKPHQLVDLDPESCQSLMDNLEPIKHDNLKKAVYNLGYSLRLKNKALKE; encoded by the coding sequence GTGAATTATCAAAAAAATATAAAAGCCGATCATAAAGCTTATTCGGAAAAGCGTAAACAAAAAGCTTTTTCATTGGCCAAGGTTGTTAGTGATTTAGGTAAGCCGTTATTCCGTAAATTTGGTTTTATCGACCCAAATTTGGTTATGCATTGGCGTGATATTGTTGGAGATTTTTTAGCGACGCGTTGTTTTCCTTTAAAAATTATGTATAAAAAAGGAACCAAAACAGAGGGAATTTTGCATATTCAAACATCGCCTTCAGCTGCCTTAGAGCTTCAACATTTAACTCCACAAATTTTACAGAAACTTAATACTTATTTAGGTTATCAAGCTATTATTGGGCTTAAATTCTACCAAACACCTGTTAATAATTTTTCATCTGGGCAAAAGTATTTTTTTAAAAAACCACATCAATTAGTTGACCTTGACCCCGAAAGTTGTCAATCTTTGATGGATAATTTAGAACCCATTAAACATGATAATCTTAAAAAAGCTGTTTATAATTTGGGATATAGTTTAAGGTTAAAAAATAAAGCATTAAAAGAATAA
- a CDS encoding A/G-specific adenine glycosylase: MPKNKKLKTHQLFTSNPRVLVKKLLDWYHINQRILPWRASFGQTPNSYYVWLSEMMLQQTTVATVKPYFTRFIKRWPTLKSLSEAHLDDILWEWQGLGYYRRARLLHQCAELIVKKFNGQFPKTEQELISLPGLGPYSSAAIAAIAFDQPATVVDGNIERIMVRFFAIETPLPQAKSILKKLAGTLTPIQKAGDYAQALMDLGSLICTPKNPKCVLCPWQHSCQALKLDKVSILPIKQKKIEKPTRYGTAFWIEKNNQHLLLERRPSEGLLGNMMGLPTTPWRGEPWTAKEILKYSPCHAEWNDLEGSITHIFTHFKLELSLKIGKNPIMPNKKLNPNYMWTHTKNLHNHALPTVMKKIITHKLTNS; encoded by the coding sequence ATGCCTAAAAACAAAAAATTAAAAACACATCAACTTTTTACATCTAATCCACGGGTTTTAGTTAAAAAGTTACTTGATTGGTATCATATCAATCAACGTATTCTACCTTGGCGGGCATCTTTTGGTCAAACCCCTAATAGTTATTATGTATGGCTTAGTGAAATGATGCTTCAACAAACAACTGTTGCAACCGTCAAACCATATTTTACACGTTTTATTAAGCGTTGGCCAACACTTAAAAGTTTATCAGAAGCCCATCTTGATGATATTTTATGGGAATGGCAAGGTCTTGGCTATTACAGAAGAGCCAGACTTCTTCATCAATGCGCAGAATTAATTGTAAAAAAATTTAATGGCCAATTTCCCAAAACTGAACAAGAATTAATTTCCTTGCCTGGGCTTGGACCTTATAGCAGTGCTGCGATTGCAGCAATTGCTTTTGATCAACCCGCAACTGTTGTTGATGGAAATATTGAACGCATCATGGTAAGATTTTTTGCCATTGAGACCCCCTTACCTCAAGCTAAGTCCATATTAAAAAAACTGGCAGGCACCTTAACCCCTATACAAAAGGCAGGGGATTATGCTCAAGCTTTAATGGATTTAGGATCTTTAATCTGTACACCTAAAAATCCCAAATGCGTTCTTTGTCCTTGGCAGCATTCGTGCCAAGCTTTAAAGTTGGACAAAGTTTCTATTTTACCCATCAAACAAAAAAAAATAGAAAAACCAACACGGTATGGAACAGCTTTTTGGATAGAGAAAAACAATCAACATCTTTTACTTGAAAGACGTCCAAGTGAAGGATTACTTGGAAATATGATGGGACTACCAACCACACCGTGGCGAGGTGAACCTTGGACAGCAAAAGAAATATTAAAGTATAGCCCATGTCATGCAGAATGGAATGATTTAGAGGGATCAATCACCCATATTTTTACACATTTTAAATTGGAACTTTCTTTAAAAATTGGAAAAAACCCAATTATGCCCAATAAAAAACTTAACCCCAATTATATGTGGACGCATACCAAAAATTTACATAATCATGCTTTACCAACTGTAATGAAAAAAATCATTACTCATAAATTGACCAATTCTTAA
- a CDS encoding site-specific DNA-methyltransferase: MGSIVSQSSTRASTRVSAQTFTQESLKSLDQVIHGNSLKTMQELPSDSIDVIFADPPYNLQLQAVGTLRRPNDSLVQGVDEEWDAFDNFGAYDQFSKLWLNEARRLLKKDGTLWVIGSYHNIFRVGALVQDLGYWILNDIIWRKSNPMPNFRGRRFTNAHETLLWCARDKKSQYYFNYDAMKAMNDDTQMRSDWLLPLCTGGERLKNKEGAKAHPTQKPESLLHRVILASTKPGDIILDPFFGTGTTGAVAKKLNRHFIGIEQDADYVDLARERLAAIEPIHDHNVYAIPTKREEPRIPFGSLIEQGLLQPGDLLFGPGKRYTAKIRADGTLVTSEFRGSIHQVGAQVQGSPTCNGWQFWNFEVAGQLMPIDILRQKVRSQIQAS, encoded by the coding sequence ATGGGGTCAATTGTTTCACAATCTTCTACCCGGGCTTCTACACGGGTTTCTGCACAGACTTTTACACAAGAATCTTTAAAATCCTTGGATCAAGTTATTCATGGCAATTCCCTAAAAACTATGCAGGAATTACCATCAGATTCAATAGATGTGATTTTTGCGGATCCTCCTTATAATCTTCAATTGCAAGCTGTTGGTACCTTAAGACGACCTAATGATAGTTTGGTTCAAGGTGTTGATGAAGAATGGGATGCATTTGATAATTTTGGTGCTTATGATCAATTTAGTAAACTTTGGCTTAATGAAGCCAGACGCCTTTTGAAAAAAGATGGTACTTTATGGGTTATAGGTAGTTATCATAATATTTTTCGGGTTGGCGCCCTTGTCCAAGATTTGGGTTATTGGATTTTAAATGATATTATTTGGCGAAAAAGTAACCCTATGCCAAATTTCCGGGGACGTCGTTTTACCAATGCCCATGAAACTTTATTGTGGTGCGCGCGTGATAAAAAATCCCAATATTATTTTAATTATGACGCTATGAAGGCCATGAATGATGATACACAAATGCGAAGTGATTGGCTTTTACCTTTATGCACGGGTGGAGAGCGATTAAAAAATAAAGAAGGAGCAAAAGCCCATCCCACCCAAAAACCAGAATCCCTTTTGCATAGAGTTATTTTGGCCTCAACCAAACCAGGGGATATTATTCTTGATCCATTTTTTGGAACTGGGACAACAGGAGCTGTTGCCAAAAAATTAAATCGCCATTTCATTGGTATTGAACAGGACGCGGATTATGTTGATCTTGCACGCGAACGTTTGGCGGCTATTGAACCTATTCATGATCATAATGTTTATGCCATTCCAACCAAACGCGAAGAACCAAGAATTCCTTTTGGATCGCTTATTGAACAAGGTCTCTTACAACCAGGTGATTTGTTATTTGGCCCAGGTAAAAGATATACCGCCAAAATTAGGGCTGATGGTACCTTAGTCACATCAGAATTTCGTGGATCAATTCATCAAGTGGGGGCCCAAGTTCAAGGATCCCCAACTTGTAATGGGTGGCAGTTTTGGAATTTTGAAGTAGCGGGGCAATTAATGCCAATTGATATTTTAAGACAAAAGGTACGATCCCAAATTCAAGCTTCTTAA
- a CDS encoding ribonuclease HII produces MPDFFYEISAGGLVAGLDEAGRGPWAGPVVAAAVIFPNYKLPDLLYHSLDDSKKLSHQQREKLYHPICDYADIGIGIAKVHEIDQINILQASLLAMKRALNNLSLDPDFILVDGIHLPFVPVQGKTLIKGDSLSFSIAAASIVAKVVRDRLMTQLSKEFPYYNWAQNKGYGTAEHHQAIKQYGVCDHHRHSFRPISEIINLTI; encoded by the coding sequence AATATCCGCAGGTGGTTTGGTAGCCGGATTAGATGAAGCGGGTCGTGGTCCATGGGCGGGCCCCGTGGTGGCAGCTGCGGTTATTTTCCCAAATTATAAATTGCCCGATCTATTATACCATTCATTGGATGATTCAAAAAAACTATCCCACCAACAAAGAGAGAAACTTTATCATCCCATTTGTGATTACGCTGATATAGGTATAGGGATAGCCAAAGTTCATGAAATTGATCAAATAAATATTTTACAAGCATCTTTATTAGCAATGAAACGTGCTTTAAATAATTTATCTTTAGATCCAGATTTTATTTTGGTTGATGGTATTCATTTACCCTTTGTTCCAGTTCAAGGGAAAACCTTAATTAAAGGCGATAGTTTAAGCTTTTCTATTGCAGCAGCATCCATTGTGGCCAAGGTGGTTCGCGATCGTCTTATGACCCAATTATCAAAAGAATTTCCTTATTATAATTGGGCACAAAATAAAGGATATGGAACGGCAGAACATCATCAAGCTATTAAACAATATGGGGTATGCGACCATCACCGTCATTCATTTAGACCAATTTCTGAGATTATTAATCTAACTATTTGA